From Paraburkholderia fungorum, the proteins below share one genomic window:
- a CDS encoding sugar ABC transporter substrate-binding protein, with translation MNLNSRRHPVARKVVSMCVAASAVWCAGASQAADQPVVGLITKTDTNPFFVKMKQGAEAAASKNGAKLLTAAGKFDGDNASQVTAIENMMTAGAKAILITPSDTKAIVPSIKKARAAGVMVVALDTPTDPQDATDALFATDNFKAGVLIGKYAKAALNGKPAKIATLDLAPGVSVGVLRHNGFLEGFGVKEGDASIVCSQDTRGDQAKGQTAMENCLQKSPDINVVYTINEPAAAGAYRALKAAGKDKSVMIVSIDGGCEGVRNVKAGAIAATSQQYPLKMAALGVTAGVDYAKTGKKVSGYQDTGVTLITDKPMSGIDSKDTKFGLDNCWGNK, from the coding sequence ATGAATCTGAATTCCCGCAGGCATCCCGTCGCCAGGAAAGTCGTGTCGATGTGCGTAGCGGCATCGGCCGTGTGGTGTGCAGGCGCGAGCCAGGCGGCCGACCAGCCGGTCGTCGGCCTCATCACCAAGACCGACACCAACCCGTTCTTCGTGAAGATGAAACAGGGCGCCGAAGCCGCTGCATCGAAAAACGGCGCGAAACTGCTCACGGCCGCCGGCAAATTCGACGGTGACAACGCGAGTCAGGTCACCGCGATCGAAAACATGATGACGGCGGGTGCGAAAGCGATTCTGATCACGCCGAGCGACACCAAGGCGATCGTGCCGAGCATCAAGAAGGCACGCGCGGCTGGCGTGATGGTGGTCGCGCTCGATACGCCAACCGATCCGCAAGACGCCACCGACGCCCTCTTCGCCACCGACAATTTCAAGGCCGGCGTGCTGATCGGCAAATACGCGAAGGCCGCGCTGAACGGCAAGCCCGCGAAGATCGCCACGCTCGATCTCGCGCCGGGCGTGTCGGTCGGCGTGTTGCGTCATAACGGTTTTCTGGAAGGCTTCGGCGTGAAGGAAGGCGACGCGTCCATCGTGTGCAGCCAGGACACGCGCGGCGACCAGGCGAAGGGTCAAACGGCAATGGAAAACTGCCTGCAGAAGTCGCCGGATATCAACGTGGTCTACACGATCAACGAACCGGCTGCTGCGGGCGCGTATCGCGCGTTGAAAGCGGCGGGCAAGGACAAGAGCGTGATGATCGTGTCGATCGACGGCGGCTGTGAAGGCGTGCGCAATGTAAAGGCCGGCGCGATAGCAGCAACCTCGCAGCAGTATCCGTTGAAGATGGCGGCGCTCGGCGTAACCGCCGGTGTCGACTACGCGAAAACCGGCAAGAAGGTTTCCGGCTATCAGGACACGGGCGTCACGCTGATTACCGACAAGCCGATGTCCGGCATCGACAGCAAGGACACGAAGTTCGGCCTCGACAACTGCTGGGGCAACAAGTAA
- a CDS encoding ABC transporter substrate-binding protein has protein sequence MLARFHPTAVRSSFARRFTATLLTLSTGVAGFCAAAPAHAEGQIRIAEQFGVVYLLLNVARDQQFVEKEGRKQGLDIKVDWVKLSGGAAVNDALLSGAVDIAGAGVGPLLTIWDRTHGHQNVKGVASLGNLPYYLVSNDPNVKTIADFNEKDRIAVPAVNVSVQSRVLQYAAAKRWGDKDYNRLDKYTQALPHPDAAAAIIAGGTEITGHFGNPPFQEQELAGNPKAHIVLNSYDVLGGPSSATVLYATEKFRDNNPKTYRAFVDALADAARFVTANPDAAADIYIRTNQSKIDRALLLKVIRNPQVQFKVAPQNTFGLAQFMYRVGAIKNEPKSWKDYFFDDPATAAGS, from the coding sequence ATGCTTGCCAGGTTTCATCCGACCGCCGTACGGTCGTCTTTTGCCCGCCGATTCACCGCGACGTTGCTGACTTTATCGACGGGCGTGGCCGGCTTCTGCGCAGCCGCACCTGCGCATGCCGAAGGGCAGATCCGCATTGCCGAACAGTTCGGGGTGGTCTATCTGCTGCTGAACGTTGCGCGTGACCAGCAATTCGTCGAGAAAGAAGGGCGTAAGCAGGGGCTCGATATCAAGGTCGACTGGGTGAAGCTTTCTGGCGGCGCTGCGGTGAACGACGCGTTGCTCTCGGGTGCCGTGGATATTGCGGGCGCGGGCGTCGGCCCGCTGCTGACGATCTGGGATCGCACGCATGGTCATCAGAATGTGAAGGGCGTTGCGTCGCTCGGCAATCTGCCGTATTACCTCGTCAGCAACGATCCGAATGTGAAGACCATCGCGGACTTCAACGAAAAAGACCGTATCGCAGTGCCGGCCGTGAATGTCTCGGTGCAATCGCGCGTGCTGCAATATGCAGCCGCGAAACGTTGGGGTGACAAGGACTACAACCGTCTCGACAAGTACACGCAGGCATTGCCGCATCCCGACGCGGCTGCCGCGATCATCGCGGGCGGCACTGAAATTACCGGACATTTTGGTAATCCGCCGTTCCAGGAACAGGAACTGGCGGGCAATCCGAAAGCGCATATCGTGCTGAATTCGTACGACGTGCTGGGCGGCCCGAGTTCGGCCACCGTGCTGTACGCGACCGAAAAATTCCGCGACAACAATCCGAAAACCTATCGCGCGTTTGTCGATGCATTGGCCGATGCTGCGCGTTTCGTGACGGCGAATCCCGATGCCGCCGCCGACATTTATATCCGCACGAATCAGTCGAAGATCGACCGCGCGTTGTTGCTGAAGGTCATCAGGAATCCGCAGGTGCAATTCAAGGTCGCGCCGCAGAATACGTTTGGGCTGGCGCAGTTCATGTACCGCGTCGGCGCGATAAAGAACGAGCCGAAGTCGTGGAAAGACTATTTCTTCGACGACCCGGCGACGGCGGCAGGGAGTTGA
- a CDS encoding TauD/TfdA dioxygenase family protein gives MENQPIEIRAFDGPVGAEVFGLDLGKPLNQSDFARIHRAHLDHHVLVFRDQRITPDQQIEFSRRFGALQIHVLHQFQLPGHHEILVVSNVVENGKPIGLGDAGHFWHSDLSYKEKPSLGSLLHAQELPAEGGDTLFANMHLAWDTLPAHLRSAVEGRSAEHWYLAKYEELQKRSPWRPNLSAEQIAQVKPVVQPIVRTHPETGRKALFVSEHFTTRIIDLPEDESRALLEEIFAHSVRPEHLYRHQWQEHDMVFWDNRSLMHLAAGTPDHLRRKLYRTTIEGDAPF, from the coding sequence ATCGAAAACCAACCCATCGAGATTCGCGCATTCGACGGCCCCGTCGGCGCGGAAGTATTCGGACTCGACCTCGGCAAGCCGCTGAACCAGAGCGATTTCGCGCGCATTCATCGCGCGCATCTCGATCATCACGTACTTGTGTTTCGCGATCAGCGCATCACACCCGATCAGCAGATCGAATTCAGCCGACGCTTCGGCGCGTTGCAAATTCATGTGTTGCATCAATTCCAGTTGCCGGGCCATCACGAGATTCTGGTGGTGTCGAACGTGGTTGAAAACGGCAAGCCGATCGGCCTCGGCGATGCCGGTCATTTCTGGCACTCCGATCTGTCGTACAAGGAAAAGCCGAGCCTCGGCTCGTTGCTGCATGCGCAGGAGTTGCCTGCCGAAGGCGGCGACACGCTGTTCGCAAACATGCATCTCGCGTGGGACACGTTGCCCGCGCATTTGCGCAGCGCGGTAGAAGGGCGCTCGGCTGAGCATTGGTATCTCGCGAAGTACGAGGAATTGCAAAAGCGCAGCCCGTGGCGGCCGAATCTGTCGGCGGAACAGATCGCGCAAGTCAAACCGGTGGTGCAGCCGATTGTGCGCACCCATCCCGAAACAGGACGTAAAGCGTTGTTCGTCAGCGAGCACTTCACCACGCGCATCATCGACCTGCCTGAAGACGAAAGCCGCGCTCTGCTCGAGGAAATCTTCGCGCATAGCGTGCGGCCCGAGCATCTCTACCGGCATCAATGGCAGGAACACGACATGGTGTTCTGGGACAACCGTTCGCTGATGCATCTCGCAGCGGGTACGCCCGATCATCTGCGCCGCAAGCTCTATCGCACGACGATTGAAGGCGACGCGCCGTTTTGA
- a CDS encoding ATP-binding cassette domain-containing protein, with amino-acid sequence MSTPTSASPTMPAAMPVLQARGLIKRYGNVTALDGCDFEVLPGEILAVIGDNGAGKSSLIKALSGATVPDEGEILLDGKPVKFRSPLDARAQGIETVYQELAVAPAMSIAENLFLARELVKPGWRGSIFKMIDKRRMLDEATAHMKDLQIGIRSMRQAVETLSGGQRQGVAVARSAAFARHVVILDEPTAALGVKEGNMVLELIRRVRERGLPVILISHNMPHVFEVADRIHIQRLGRRAALVNTKDVHMSEAVAIMTGAKEADVKAIA; translated from the coding sequence ATGTCGACACCCACTTCCGCTTCTCCCACGATGCCCGCCGCCATGCCCGTTCTGCAGGCGCGCGGATTGATCAAACGTTATGGCAATGTGACCGCGCTCGACGGTTGCGATTTCGAAGTGCTGCCCGGCGAAATTCTCGCGGTGATCGGCGACAACGGCGCGGGAAAATCGTCGTTGATCAAGGCACTTTCCGGCGCGACGGTGCCGGACGAAGGAGAGATTCTGCTCGACGGCAAGCCGGTCAAATTCCGCAGTCCGCTCGACGCGCGCGCACAAGGTATCGAGACCGTGTACCAGGAACTCGCAGTCGCGCCCGCGATGAGCATCGCCGAAAATCTGTTCCTTGCGCGCGAGTTGGTCAAACCAGGCTGGCGCGGTTCGATCTTCAAGATGATCGACAAACGCCGCATGCTCGACGAAGCGACCGCGCACATGAAAGACCTGCAAATAGGCATCCGTTCGATGCGGCAGGCGGTCGAAACATTGTCCGGCGGTCAACGCCAGGGGGTCGCGGTTGCACGCAGTGCGGCGTTCGCGCGGCACGTGGTGATTCTCGACGAACCCACCGCCGCACTCGGCGTGAAGGAAGGCAACATGGTGCTCGAACTGATCCGCCGGGTACGCGAGCGTGGGCTGCCGGTCATTCTGATCAGTCATAACATGCCGCACGTATTCGAAGTCGCCGACCGCATTCATATTCAACGGCTGGGCCGGCGCGCGGCACTCGTCAATACGAAAGACGTGCACATGTCCGAAGCGGTCGCGATCATGACCGGCGCAAAAGAGGCGGACGTCAAGGCGATTGCATGA
- a CDS encoding ABC transporter permease: MSTPSAPAGHSRTFTDRLPSLAEVGPLIALVLACGFFISQSSRFLSFQNLSLILQQTMVVAVIAIGQTLIVLTGGIDLSCGMVMAFGSIIMTKFAVTLGVPPILAILCGIAASTLFGALNGVLITRIKLPAFIVTLGTLNIAFALTQIYSNAESVSNLPDAIMFFGNTFKLGPADVTYGTVLTLLMYLATWFVLRDTVPGRHLYALGNNAEAARLMGLSSQKILLTVYSLAGAIYGIAALLSVSRTGVGDPQAGQTENLDSITAVVLGGTSLFGGRGSIVGTLLGALIVGVFRNGLTLIGVSSVYQVLITGMLVILAVAADKLSHRRG, translated from the coding sequence ATGTCGACTCCTTCCGCGCCCGCCGGTCACTCGCGCACCTTCACCGATCGTCTGCCGTCGCTTGCCGAGGTCGGTCCGCTGATCGCCCTGGTGCTGGCCTGCGGCTTCTTCATCTCCCAGAGCAGCCGGTTCCTGTCGTTCCAGAATCTCTCGCTGATCCTCCAACAGACCATGGTGGTCGCGGTCATCGCTATCGGTCAGACGCTGATCGTGCTGACCGGCGGCATCGATCTGTCATGCGGAATGGTGATGGCGTTCGGCTCGATCATCATGACCAAATTTGCGGTCACGCTAGGCGTGCCGCCAATTCTCGCGATTCTGTGCGGCATCGCGGCGAGTACATTGTTCGGCGCGCTGAACGGCGTGCTGATCACGCGAATCAAACTGCCTGCATTCATCGTCACGTTGGGTACGCTGAATATCGCCTTCGCGCTCACGCAGATTTACTCGAATGCGGAGAGCGTGTCCAATCTGCCGGACGCGATCATGTTCTTCGGCAATACCTTCAAGCTCGGTCCCGCAGATGTCACCTACGGCACCGTCCTCACGCTGCTGATGTATCTCGCCACGTGGTTCGTTTTGCGCGACACGGTACCCGGCCGGCACCTGTACGCGCTCGGCAATAACGCGGAGGCCGCGCGCCTGATGGGCCTCTCATCGCAGAAGATCCTGCTCACCGTGTATTCGCTGGCCGGTGCGATTTACGGCATTGCCGCGTTGCTGTCGGTGTCGCGCACGGGCGTCGGCGATCCGCAGGCGGGGCAAACCGAAAATCTCGACAGCATTACTGCGGTCGTACTCGGCGGCACGAGTCTGTTCGGCGGACGCGGATCGATTGTCGGCACCTTGCTCGGCGCGTTGATTGTCGGCGTGTTTCGCAATGGCCTGACGTTGATCGGCGTTTCGTCGGTCTACCAGGTGTTGATTACCGGCATGCTCGTGATTCTCGCCGTCGCAGCCGACAAACTTTCTCATCGTCGCGGTTGA